Proteins from a single region of Apium graveolens cultivar Ventura chromosome 7, ASM990537v1, whole genome shotgun sequence:
- the LOC141670417 gene encoding CENP-B homolog protein 2-like produces the protein MEKVLYEWFLQYQDRVNMTGELILEKAKETMKILYPQQDQEHTFSQGWLEKFKLRNGIKSFRRFGESGSVDVQDMEKKLESIREKINQFPMKDVFNMDETGLFYRLQADHSLATKQLEGRKQDKERLTVVICCNEDGSEKIPLWIIGKYAKSRCFKNVNMGSLNCHYRANKRAWMTSVLFDEYIRWFDSQMQGRRILFVVDNCPAHPKNIEGLQNVELYFLPPNMTSKIQPCDAGIIRAFKMHYRRRFYRGLLEGYELGQSDPGKINVLDAINYAVATWTTNVKQESIARCFQHCKIHSIDEVSSNLNEHTTPEEYIHELEVMIKDLGYRNKMDVNNFLDYPGENESCSEVQSIEEIANTILENSVEDDLEDDTTPLEPVTRKEALKASKMLNNFLMQHESTTPELFDAIRKIRDELHVDLNYMKKQTTIESYFTKM, from the coding sequence ATGGAGAAGGTTCTCTATGAATGGTTTCTCCAGTACCAAGATCGTGTTAATATGACAGGAGAACTAATTTTAGAGAAGGCAAAAGAGACCATGAAAATTTTATACCCTCAACAAGATCAGGAGCACACTTTTTCTCAAGGTTGGCTTGAGAAATTCAAGTTAAGAAATGGTATTAAGTCATTTCGTCGCTTTGGAGAAAGTGGTTCTGTTGATGTACAGGACATGGAGAAGAAACTGGAGTCCATAAGGGAAAAAATAAACCAGTTCCCTATGAAAGATGTTTTTAACATGGACGAAACTGGTTTATTTTACAGGTTACAAGCTGATCACTCTCTTGCTACGAAACAACTTGAAGGAAGAAAACAAGACAAAGAAAGGCTCACGGTTGTTATATGTTGCAATGAAGATGGCTCTGAAAAAATTCCTTTATGGATTATTGGAAAGTATGCAAAGTCACGGTGCTTCAAGAATGTTAACATGGGCAGCTTGAATTGTCATTATCGTGCAAACAAAAGAGCTTGGATGACTAGTGTACTTTTTGATGAATACATTCGTTGGTTTGATAGCCAAATGCAAGGCAGAAGAATTTTGTTTGTGGTAGATAACTGTCCAGCACATCcaaaaaatattgaaggactacaaAATGTTGAGTTGTACTTCTTGCCACCTAACATGACATCAAAAATCCAACCTTGTGATGCAGGAATTATAAGAGCTTTCAAGATGCACTATCGCAGGAGATTTTATCGTGGGTTATTAGAAGGTTATGAGTTGGGACAATCTGATCCAGGAAAGATTAATGTTTTGGATGCTATCAATTATGCAGTCGCGACGTGGACGACAAATGTAAAACAAGAGTCAATAGCAAGGTGCTTTCAACATTGCAAAATTCATTCCATAGATGAAGTTTCGAGCAATTTAAATGAACATACAACTCCGGAAGAATACATTCATGAACTTGAGGTGATGATTAAGGATCTAGGTTATCGTAATAAAATGGATGTTAATAACTTCTTAGATTATCCGggtgaaaatgaatcatgttccGAGGTCCAGAGTATAGAAGAGATTGCAAACACCATCCTTGAAAATAGTGTTGAAGATGATCTTGAAGACGATACAACACCGTTGGAGCCGGTTACACGTAAAGAAGCACTCAAGGCATCAAAAATGCTTAATAACTTTTTGATGCAACATGAAAGCACCACACCCGAGCTTTTTGATGCAATAAGGAAGATTAGGGATGAGCTtcatgttgatttaaattatatgaaaaaacaaactacaattgaatcatattttacaaagatgtaa
- the LOC141672663 gene encoding thaumatin-like protein 1, with the protein MDLFKLFLAVLLLSRGTNGATFTFVNKCEYTVWPGILANAGTPPLESTGFELTQDSSRSFQAPTGWSGRFWGRTGCKFDGSGSGTCSTGDCGSGQVECNGAGASPPATLAEFTLGSGSQDFYDVSLVDGYNVAMIIEGSGGSGMCASTGCVTDLNRQCPVELRVSEGDACKSACEAFGSPEYCCSGAYNTPDTCKPSVYAEMFKMACPRSYSYAYDDPTSTFTCTGADYTVTFCPSMPSQKSSRESAPTTTVPTPTTTIGDATPTTITNGEGSSSVTGGDAGSESGTMSGSSGGTIGSESGSGSEAAVMEDGSWLAGLAMGDSTTHHLHSALHFLFISLCFSFFL; encoded by the exons GTACAAATGGAGCTACATTTACATTTGTAAACAAATGTGAATACACAGTATGGCCTGGTATTCTTGCAAATGCAGGCACTCCCCCTCTCGAAAGCACTGGTTTTGAGCTAACCCAAGATAGTTCCCGGTCCTTCCAAGCTCCTACCGGCTGGTCCGGTCGGTTCTGGGGTCGAACCGGCTGCAAATTCGACGGATCCGGTTCAGGTACATGCTCAACCGGAGACTGTGGTTCAGGTCAAGTAGAATGCAACGGCGCCGGAGCTTCACCGCCGGCAACACTAGCTGAGTTCACACTCGGGTCCGGAAGTCAAGACTTTTATGACGTCAGCTTGGTTGACGGGTACAACGTAGCAATGATAATTGAAGGGAGTGGCGGGTCGGGTATGTGTGCTTCGACCGGGTGTGTAACGGATCTGAACCGGCAATGCCCGGTTGAGTTGAGAGTGAGTGAAGGGGACGCGTGTAAGAGTGCGTGTGAAGCGTTTGGGAGTCCAGAGTATTGTTGTAGTGGCGCGTATAATACACCGGATACTTGTAAGCCGTCGGTTTACGCGGAGATGTTTAAGATGGCTTGTCCGAGATCTTACAGTTATGCTTATGATGATCCAACTAGTACGTTTACTTGCACGGGTGCTGACTATACTGTCACATTTTGCCCCTCCATGCCTAG CCAAAAATCATCAAGAGAATCAGCACCAACAACTACAGTTCCAACACCAACAACAACAATAGGTGATGCTActccaacaacaataacaaatGGTGAAGGCTCATCATCAGTCACGGGAGGTGATGCAGGGTCAGAGTCAGGTACAATGAGTGGTTCGAGTGGGGGTACAATAGGGTCTGAATCAGGGTCAGGATCTGAAGCTGCAGTGATGGAAGATGGGTCATGGCTAGCTGGTTTGGCCATGGGAGACTCAACAACACATCATTTGCATTCTGCTTTACATTTTCTCTTTATTTCATTGTGTTTCAGCTTTTTCTTGTAG